The Pseudomonas orientalis genome contains a region encoding:
- a CDS encoding fatty acid desaturase family protein, with protein MPGHTAHRARRDYSLTGPEAARAAEKGLVSARWYQSPVPRKRMKELMQRRDGPALVDTAIWFAALFATGFGGYWFWGSWACVPFFLAYGVLYGTASNPRWHETGHGTAFKTRWMNDALYQVACFMCIFEPHVWRWSHARHHTDTIVVGRDPEIVEPRPPSFLMMFLSLFNLPLAWKTFSGVARHAIGRMSAQERDFIPESEWPKVFRAARIWVGLYGVIIGSALYLHSWLPLMLVGLPSIYGAWLGYLFGLTQHVGLAEDVLDHRSNCRTIYMNRVLRFIYMNMNYHLEHHMYPMVPFHALAQLHEEIRRDCPPPYANLWEAYKEILPTVWKQRSDPTYFVQRPIRRQPESAPASVHAEISAG; from the coding sequence ATGCCTGGACACACCGCTCACCGCGCCCGGCGCGACTACAGCCTGACCGGCCCCGAGGCCGCCCGCGCCGCCGAAAAAGGCCTGGTTTCGGCGCGCTGGTACCAGTCGCCGGTCCCGCGCAAACGCATGAAGGAACTGATGCAGCGCCGCGACGGCCCGGCGCTGGTCGACACGGCCATCTGGTTCGCGGCATTGTTCGCAACCGGCTTTGGCGGCTACTGGTTCTGGGGCTCCTGGGCCTGCGTGCCGTTCTTCCTGGCCTATGGCGTGCTCTACGGCACTGCTTCCAACCCGCGCTGGCACGAAACCGGCCATGGCACGGCATTCAAGACCCGTTGGATGAATGACGCGCTGTACCAGGTGGCATGCTTCATGTGCATTTTCGAGCCCCATGTGTGGCGCTGGAGCCATGCCCGGCATCACACCGACACCATCGTCGTCGGCCGCGACCCGGAGATCGTCGAGCCGCGCCCGCCGAGCTTTTTGATGATGTTCCTGAGCCTGTTCAATCTGCCCCTGGCGTGGAAGACCTTCAGTGGCGTGGCGCGCCATGCCATCGGCCGGATGAGTGCCCAGGAACGGGATTTCATCCCCGAATCCGAATGGCCCAAAGTGTTTCGCGCCGCGCGCATCTGGGTTGGCCTGTATGGGGTGATCATCGGCAGCGCCTTGTACCTTCACAGCTGGCTGCCGCTGATGCTGGTGGGCTTGCCAAGCATCTATGGCGCCTGGCTCGGCTACCTGTTCGGCCTTACCCAGCACGTGGGCCTGGCCGAAGACGTGCTCGACCACCGCAGCAACTGCCGCACGATCTACATGAACCGCGTGCTGCGTTTTATCTACATGAACATGAACTACCACCTCGAGCACCACATGTACCCGATGGTGCCGTTCCACGCACTGGCGCAATTGCACGAAGAGATCCGTCGCGACTGCCCGCCGCCTTACGCCAATTTGTGGGAGGCCTACAAGGAGATCCTCCCGACGGTCTGGAAGCAGCGCAGCGACCCGACCTATTTCGTCCAGCGTCCGATCCGACGGCAGCCTGAATCAGCCCCTGCCTCCGTGCACGCAGAAATCTCTGCCGGCTGA
- a CDS encoding NAD(P)/FAD-dependent oxidoreductase gives MDAPLIIVGAGHAGGRAALTLREEGYSGRLILIGDEPHVPYERPPLSKGLLQGSQDLAGCSLCDSARLAELGIEHLAGNAVSRLAPLQHRLQLADGQWLPYHGLLLATGGRARRLPQAQSNVLYLRTHDEALALREQLRPGTRLVVIGGGFIGLEVAATARGLGCAVTLLEAGPRLAGRVLPAIISDALLALHREQGVDVRVNVAVASIEADAVRLVDGHTLPCDLVVVGIGMQPNIELAAAAGLDVGQGIRVDAQLRTSAANIYAAGDVCEFRLGGLYQRQETWRNAEAQGRHAALNLLGRALPFEAVPGFWSDQYDWGLQTVGVMTPSTVSRHLPDGGLLLFYLDDNGHLQGACGWAPGNRVARDIKLCERLISARVPLSSVALADPGVSLKQWLRG, from the coding sequence ATGGACGCGCCCCTGATTATCGTCGGCGCCGGCCATGCCGGTGGCCGTGCGGCGTTGACCCTGCGCGAAGAGGGTTACAGCGGTCGGCTGATCCTGATCGGCGACGAACCCCACGTGCCGTACGAACGACCGCCCCTGTCCAAGGGCCTGTTGCAAGGCAGCCAGGACCTGGCCGGCTGCAGCCTGTGCGACAGCGCGCGCCTGGCCGAGCTGGGTATCGAGCATCTGGCGGGCAACGCGGTCAGTCGGCTGGCGCCGTTGCAGCATCGGCTGCAGTTGGCCGATGGCCAGTGGCTGCCCTACCACGGATTGCTGCTGGCCACCGGCGGCCGTGCGCGGCGTCTGCCGCAGGCGCAGTCCAACGTGCTGTACCTGCGCACCCATGACGAAGCCCTGGCCCTGCGCGAGCAGTTACGCCCTGGCACTCGGCTGGTGGTTATCGGCGGCGGCTTTATCGGCCTGGAAGTGGCGGCGACCGCGCGCGGCCTGGGCTGCGCGGTGACGCTGCTCGAAGCCGGCCCGCGCCTGGCGGGCAGGGTATTGCCCGCAATTATCAGTGACGCGCTGCTGGCGTTGCACCGCGAGCAAGGCGTGGACGTGCGCGTGAATGTCGCCGTGGCGTCCATCGAGGCCGACGCTGTACGCCTGGTGGATGGGCACACGCTGCCGTGCGACCTGGTGGTGGTCGGTATCGGCATGCAACCCAATATCGAACTGGCTGCGGCGGCCGGGCTGGACGTGGGGCAGGGCATTCGTGTTGACGCGCAGTTGCGCACCAGCGCGGCGAATATCTACGCGGCGGGGGACGTCTGTGAGTTCCGTCTTGGCGGGCTTTACCAGCGCCAGGAAACCTGGCGCAACGCCGAGGCTCAGGGGCGGCATGCCGCCTTGAATCTGCTCGGCCGCGCATTACCTTTCGAGGCCGTGCCGGGGTTCTGGTCCGACCAGTACGACTGGGGCTTGCAGACGGTTGGCGTGATGACGCCGAGCACGGTCAGCCGGCACCTGCCCGATGGCGGCCTGCTGCTGTTCTATCTGGATGACAACGGACATTTGCAAGGCGCCTGCGGCTGGGCGCCGGGCAACCGCGTGGCCAGGGACATCAAGCTGTGCGAACGCCTGATCAGCGCCCGTGTGCCGTTGTCGTCGGTTGCCCTGGCGGATCCGGGTGTTTCTCTCAAACAATGGCTGCGAGGCTGA
- a CDS encoding MocE family 2Fe-2S type ferredoxin: MNDQWIDVCAVGDIDEEDVLRFDHGAHTYAVFRSAENEFFATAGLCTHEKIHLADGLVMDHVIECPKHNGRFDYRSGKALGAPVCVNLQTYPVRVEAGRVLLAVTA, from the coding sequence ATGAACGATCAATGGATCGACGTCTGCGCCGTGGGCGACATAGACGAAGAAGACGTGCTGCGCTTCGACCATGGGGCGCACACCTATGCGGTGTTTCGCTCGGCCGAGAATGAGTTTTTCGCCACCGCCGGCCTGTGCACCCATGAAAAAATCCACCTGGCCGACGGCCTGGTCATGGACCATGTGATCGAATGCCCCAAGCACAATGGGCGCTTCGACTACCGCTCCGGCAAGGCCCTGGGCGCACCGGTGTGCGTCAATCTGCAAACCTACCCGGTACGGGTCGAAGCGGGGCGGGTGCTGCTCGCCGTCACGGCGTGA
- a CDS encoding TetR/AcrR family transcriptional regulator codes for MHSQTRSARQTILDSAQAIVGAKGFSAVGLNEILQAAEVPKGSFYHYFTSKDAFGVVLLDTYFDHYIEGMQQLFSQPGVSHYARLMRYWQGWIDNHTGCTDAGKCLAVKLGAEVSDLSEPMRLALQRGTSRTIELLATALQHGVQDGSLMIEQSPESLARRLYALWLGTSVMGKITRTTAPFDEALGLTRQLLGHPETPAIHHDRGTGT; via the coding sequence ATGCACAGCCAAACCAGAAGCGCACGGCAGACCATTCTTGACAGTGCACAAGCGATTGTCGGCGCCAAGGGATTTTCTGCGGTGGGGTTGAACGAAATCCTGCAAGCCGCCGAGGTGCCCAAGGGCTCGTTTTATCACTACTTCACCTCCAAGGATGCGTTCGGGGTGGTGCTGCTCGATACCTACTTCGATCACTACATCGAGGGCATGCAGCAGCTGTTCAGCCAGCCGGGCGTGTCCCACTACGCCAGGCTGATGCGCTACTGGCAGGGCTGGATCGACAACCACACCGGCTGCACCGACGCCGGCAAATGCCTTGCCGTCAAACTCGGCGCCGAGGTGTCAGACCTTTCAGAGCCGATGCGCCTGGCGTTGCAACGCGGCACGTCACGCACCATCGAGTTGCTCGCCACGGCGTTGCAGCACGGCGTGCAAGACGGCTCGCTGATGATTGAGCAATCCCCTGAAAGCCTGGCCCGACGCCTGTACGCGTTGTGGCTGGGAACCAGCGTCATGGGCAAGATCACCCGTACCACCGCGCCGTTCGATGAGGCGCTGGGCCTGACCCGACAGTTGTTGGGCCATCCCGAAACCCCTGCTATCCACCACGATCGAGGCACTGGAACATGA
- a CDS encoding GNAT family N-acetyltransferase: MFQDFGLGGRYLQSVQPIERLGNVLALDSAFVNNGALRFFTESPMPETTVELIQTGPEHAELIRNLYQYYAYESSDWEQEDVEADGRFYIHDEHLTRYWQDPQWSANLLLVDGYIAGFLLIEGSELPGINALELADLFILKRYRRKGIGRAIATQVLCSGEDNWLVRFFDQDEVSQAFWRTVLDNLPRPVQTLELDDEPHLMSYLITHASLH, from the coding sequence ATGTTTCAGGATTTCGGCCTGGGCGGTCGCTATCTGCAATCGGTTCAGCCAATAGAAAGGTTGGGCAATGTATTGGCGCTGGACAGCGCTTTTGTGAACAATGGCGCCCTGCGTTTTTTCACCGAGAGCCCCATGCCTGAAACCACCGTTGAATTGATCCAGACCGGCCCTGAACACGCCGAGCTGATCCGCAATCTCTACCAGTACTACGCGTATGAGTCTTCGGACTGGGAACAGGAAGACGTCGAGGCCGATGGCCGTTTCTACATCCACGACGAGCACCTGACCCGCTATTGGCAAGACCCGCAATGGAGCGCCAATCTGTTACTGGTGGACGGTTATATCGCCGGCTTCCTGCTGATCGAAGGCAGCGAACTGCCGGGCATCAACGCCCTGGAACTGGCCGACCTGTTCATCCTCAAGCGCTACCGCCGCAAAGGCATCGGCCGCGCCATCGCCACCCAGGTGCTGTGCAGCGGTGAGGACAATTGGCTGGTGCGTTTTTTTGATCAGGACGAAGTGTCCCAGGCGTTCTGGCGCACGGTGCTGGATAACCTGCCGCGTCCGGTGCAGACCCTGGAGCTGGACGATGAGCCGCACCTGATGAGCTACCTGATTACCCACGCTTCACTGCATTGA
- a CDS encoding LacI family DNA-binding transcriptional regulator: protein MTNHKRPTIATVAAHAGLSVATVDRVLNARAPVNPQTAEQVFQAAEAVGYFAARLIGQRIRERRPTYRFGILLLGTAQAFYANLAQSIGDAAQHHATANLTCQFDYINDRTPSAIVTQIEQLAVQCDALAVVSFAHPLINACLAQIREAGVPVVALLSDIHEQAREPYVGQDNHVVGRTMGWLLARTCGARKGSVGILLGGHRFLGHQARVEGLHSYLAEHAPGLKPLEPLINLDNCDITEEATLDLLSRHTDLRGLCVVGGGGDGVINALAQLPKRPALCCILQESTELSRQALSRGLIDVVMDSQPRQTAVALVELLVQLQSAEGFDAMRHRVYIAPHIVTSENMGA, encoded by the coding sequence ATGACCAACCATAAACGCCCGACCATCGCCACGGTTGCCGCCCATGCCGGCCTCAGTGTGGCCACCGTCGACCGCGTGTTGAACGCCCGCGCACCGGTCAATCCACAAACCGCCGAACAGGTGTTCCAGGCCGCCGAAGCCGTGGGTTATTTCGCCGCGCGGCTGATCGGCCAGCGCATTCGCGAACGGCGCCCGACCTACCGCTTCGGCATTCTCCTGCTGGGCACCGCCCAGGCGTTCTATGCCAACCTGGCCCAGTCCATCGGCGACGCGGCGCAGCATCACGCCACGGCCAACCTGACCTGCCAGTTCGACTACATCAACGACCGCACGCCCAGCGCCATCGTCACGCAAATAGAGCAGTTGGCCGTGCAGTGCGACGCCCTGGCGGTGGTCAGCTTCGCCCATCCGCTGATCAATGCCTGTCTTGCGCAAATCCGCGAAGCCGGCGTGCCGGTAGTGGCATTGCTTTCGGATATTCATGAGCAAGCCCGGGAACCGTATGTGGGCCAGGACAATCACGTCGTCGGACGCACCATGGGCTGGCTGTTGGCGCGCACGTGCGGTGCGCGCAAGGGCAGCGTGGGCATTCTGCTCGGCGGCCATCGTTTCCTCGGCCACCAGGCACGGGTCGAAGGCCTGCACAGCTACCTGGCCGAACACGCGCCGGGGCTCAAGCCGCTGGAACCGCTGATCAACCTGGACAACTGCGACATCACCGAAGAGGCCACCCTCGACCTGCTCAGCCGCCACACCGACCTGCGCGGGTTGTGCGTGGTGGGCGGTGGCGGTGACGGCGTGATCAACGCCCTGGCGCAACTGCCCAAGCGCCCGGCGTTGTGCTGCATCCTGCAGGAGTCCACCGAATTGTCGCGCCAGGCGCTGAGCCGCGGCTTGATCGATGTGGTGATGGATTCGCAGCCGCGCCAGACGGCGGTGGCGTTGGTGGAGTTGCTGGTGCAATTGCAGAGCGCCGAGGGGTTCGATGCAATGCGGCATCGGGTGTATATTGCGCCGCACATTGTTACCTCGGAAAATATGGGCGCCTGA
- a CDS encoding GlxA family transcriptional regulator has product MHSVALMVYPNFQSLSLSLGSVFECANLLRGEPAYAFHLVSESGGAVMTSQGFSVNTTAIRPEGYDTLIVSGYLEFRLPEANLLEMVKAASAQSRRVASLCMGIFVLAEAGLLEGKRTTTHWIHAPAFRKRYPHIRLEDDKLFVVDGQVWTGAGMSAGVDLALAMVENDLGSDLARRIARKLVIAQRRGSEQSQLSALLELDPKSDRVQLALAYARENLTHDLSVDALAEVARLSPRQFSRVFREETGQTPAKAIEALRVEAARAMMETSRHPVEVVARETGFGDRERMRQAFLRAFGQPPQAMQQVLCGRVQ; this is encoded by the coding sequence ATGCACAGCGTTGCGCTGATGGTTTACCCGAACTTCCAATCCCTGAGCCTCAGCCTGGGCTCGGTGTTCGAGTGCGCCAACCTGCTGCGGGGCGAGCCGGCCTATGCCTTTCATCTGGTGTCGGAAAGCGGCGGCGCCGTCATGACGTCCCAGGGGTTTTCGGTAAACACCACGGCGATACGTCCCGAGGGCTATGACACGCTGATCGTCAGCGGCTACCTGGAGTTTCGCCTGCCGGAAGCCAATCTGCTGGAGATGGTCAAGGCGGCTTCTGCGCAATCGCGCCGCGTGGCCTCGCTGTGCATGGGCATTTTCGTGCTGGCCGAAGCCGGCTTGCTGGAAGGCAAGCGCACCACCACCCACTGGATCCACGCGCCGGCGTTTCGCAAGCGCTACCCGCACATTCGCCTGGAAGACGACAAGTTATTCGTGGTCGACGGCCAGGTGTGGACCGGCGCCGGCATGAGCGCCGGGGTCGACCTGGCACTGGCGATGGTGGAGAACGATCTGGGCAGTGACCTGGCCCGGCGCATCGCCCGCAAGCTGGTGATCGCACAGCGGCGCGGCAGTGAACAATCGCAACTGTCAGCCCTGCTCGAACTGGACCCCAAGTCCGACCGCGTACAACTGGCCCTGGCCTACGCCCGGGAAAACCTCACCCACGACCTGTCGGTGGACGCCCTGGCCGAGGTCGCCCGCCTCAGCCCGCGCCAATTCAGCCGGGTGTTTCGCGAAGAAACCGGGCAGACGCCGGCCAAGGCCATCGAAGCGCTGCGCGTGGAAGCGGCACGGGCCATGATGGAAACCAGTCGCCACCCGGTCGAAGTCGTGGCCCGCGAAACCGGGTTCGGTGATCGTGAGCGCATGCGCCAGGCGTTTCTCAGGGCGTTCGGGCAACCGCCGCAGGCGATGCAGCAGGTGCTCTGCGGGCGGGTCCAGTAA
- a CDS encoding sugar phosphate isomerase/epimerase family protein encodes MRQLLVFQSLWAMQTEPGPIEAQLDRIAAAGFDGVTDHYWQADAVARLHAATAARGLQIEGQLFPQTVDDLARALEVINRYGCHHLTLQADVRPRTQAEAGRLIEGWQRLAEQVDFPILLETHRYRLTSDLLFTLDLLAHMPDLKLLADLSHYVVGRELPEPGDADDDEHIRTILRRSWGFHGRVASSEQVQVALDFPQHQPWVERFTGWWRYGIEDWLARPETPRSLSFTCELGPPPYAITGADGRELSDRWAEALKLKALIRQVWDHSLATT; translated from the coding sequence ATGCGCCAATTGCTGGTATTTCAATCCTTATGGGCGATGCAAACCGAACCCGGCCCGATCGAGGCGCAGCTGGATCGCATCGCCGCCGCCGGTTTCGATGGCGTCACCGACCATTACTGGCAGGCCGACGCAGTTGCGCGCCTGCATGCAGCCACCGCTGCGCGGGGCTTGCAGATCGAAGGGCAACTGTTCCCGCAGACGGTGGACGACCTGGCGCGTGCCCTGGAGGTGATCAACCGTTATGGCTGTCACCACCTGACCCTGCAAGCCGACGTGCGTCCGCGTACCCAGGCCGAGGCGGGACGGTTGATCGAAGGCTGGCAACGCCTGGCCGAGCAGGTGGATTTCCCGATCCTGCTGGAAACCCACCGTTATCGACTGACCAGTGATCTGCTGTTCACCCTCGACCTGCTGGCGCACATGCCTGACTTGAAACTGCTGGCCGATCTGTCCCACTACGTGGTCGGGCGCGAATTGCCCGAGCCCGGCGACGCCGATGACGATGAGCACATACGTACCATCCTGCGCCGTAGCTGGGGCTTTCATGGCCGCGTGGCCAGCAGTGAACAGGTGCAGGTGGCGCTGGATTTCCCGCAGCATCAGCCGTGGGTAGAACGATTTACCGGATGGTGGCGCTACGGGATCGAGGATTGGCTGGCCCGCCCCGAGACGCCGCGAAGCCTGTCGTTCACCTGCGAACTCGGCCCGCCGCCTTACGCGATCACCGGCGCGGACGGCCGAGAGCTCAGTGATCGCTGGGCCGAGGCGCTGAAGCTCAAGGCGCTGATTCGCCAGGTGTGGGACCACTCACTGGCGACAACGTAG
- a CDS encoding sigma-54 interaction domain-containing protein has protein sequence MSAAISAQDLDYLTALGPAALNDGPVAALEQAWQACLRGQVQRPREVRQLIWDSWLRSLQAGIDPADNAYRFVAADRLTATLASHRVLIDAAAQVMQGLLAYNPRGHINLTDAEGTTLHFCGLDITPVGSRLLESVQGTNCTGLALAEDHLVYVLAEENFAVGLRQRRMHCAAAPIKNAQGQTLAVLTLTAEPGWFHFHTLGTVQAAAEAVSRQMALQALLEEQQTVLEVLNEGLVVVDERGCIKALNRYARQLFGVGLELIGSPFQHLGRSELSETLGEAVRDLDCTFHLHDRSQLACLVSVCPLEQGGVIVSLRENRRIREITRRIVGTQARYTFDTIQGSSRAIQDALHLGRIASRSDSTTLILGESGTGKELFAQAIHNASERCHGPFVAVNCGAIPRDLVQSELFGHVEGAFTGSARGGSAGKFELADGGTIFLDEIGDMSFDAQVSLLRVLQEGEVARVGAKSARQVDVRIIAATHRNLSQAVADGAFREDLYYRLNVLNLTVPPLRMRREDIPLLARHFLKRCARSLRKTVQGFAPDALALLCAHAWPGNVRELENAIERATNLAMGELIQPGDLPLDSKPRALAHGYAPQPTQDLSSHEMHAIVAALKSTGGNIRLAARQLNVSRGGLYNKMTRFGLNAGDFRRPVGGY, from the coding sequence ATGAGCGCTGCGATCAGTGCGCAAGACCTCGACTACCTGACGGCGCTGGGCCCCGCCGCGCTGAACGATGGCCCGGTCGCCGCGTTGGAACAGGCGTGGCAGGCCTGCCTGCGCGGCCAGGTGCAACGCCCGCGCGAGGTGCGTCAATTGATCTGGGACTCCTGGCTGCGCAGCCTCCAGGCCGGCATTGATCCGGCCGACAACGCGTACCGCTTCGTCGCCGCCGACCGCCTGACGGCCACGCTGGCCAGCCACCGCGTGCTGATCGACGCCGCCGCGCAAGTCATGCAGGGCTTGCTGGCGTACAACCCACGCGGGCATATCAACCTCACCGATGCCGAGGGCACCACCTTGCATTTCTGCGGGCTGGATATCACCCCCGTGGGCAGTCGACTGCTCGAATCGGTGCAGGGCACCAACTGCACCGGCCTGGCGCTGGCTGAAGATCACCTGGTGTATGTGCTGGCCGAAGAAAACTTCGCGGTCGGCCTGCGTCAACGCCGCATGCACTGCGCCGCCGCGCCGATCAAGAACGCCCAGGGCCAGACCCTGGCCGTGCTGACGCTCACCGCCGAACCCGGCTGGTTTCACTTTCATACCCTGGGCACCGTGCAGGCGGCCGCTGAAGCCGTGTCGCGGCAAATGGCGCTGCAGGCGTTGCTGGAAGAACAGCAGACCGTGCTTGAAGTGCTCAACGAAGGCCTCGTGGTGGTGGATGAACGCGGCTGCATCAAGGCGCTCAACCGCTATGCCCGGCAGTTGTTCGGGGTGGGACTGGAGCTGATTGGCAGTCCCTTCCAGCACCTGGGCCGCAGTGAATTGAGCGAGACGCTGGGTGAGGCTGTGCGCGACCTGGATTGCACATTCCACTTGCATGACCGCAGCCAACTCGCCTGCCTGGTCTCGGTGTGCCCACTGGAGCAGGGCGGGGTGATCGTGTCGCTGCGCGAAAACCGGCGCATCCGTGAAATCACCCGGCGCATTGTCGGCACCCAGGCGCGGTATACCTTCGACACCATCCAGGGCAGCTCGCGGGCGATCCAGGATGCGCTGCACCTGGGGCGCATCGCCAGCCGCAGTGATTCCACCACGCTGATTCTCGGGGAAAGCGGCACCGGCAAGGAGTTGTTCGCACAGGCCATCCATAACGCCAGCGAGCGTTGCCACGGTCCGTTCGTGGCGGTCAACTGCGGTGCGATTCCACGGGACCTGGTGCAGAGTGAACTGTTCGGGCATGTCGAGGGCGCGTTCACCGGTTCGGCCCGTGGCGGCTCGGCGGGCAAGTTCGAGCTGGCCGATGGCGGCACCATCTTCCTGGATGAGATTGGCGACATGTCCTTCGACGCCCAGGTCAGCCTGTTGCGGGTGTTGCAGGAAGGTGAAGTCGCGCGGGTCGGCGCAAAAAGCGCACGCCAGGTGGATGTGCGCATCATCGCCGCCACCCACCGCAATCTCAGCCAGGCAGTGGCCGACGGCGCGTTTCGCGAAGATCTTTATTACCGCCTGAATGTGCTGAACCTGACGGTGCCGCCGCTGCGGATGCGCCGCGAAGACATCCCGCTGCTGGCGCGGCACTTCCTCAAGCGCTGCGCGCGCTCGTTGCGTAAAACGGTGCAGGGCTTCGCGCCGGACGCGCTGGCCTTGCTTTGCGCCCATGCCTGGCCGGGTAACGTGCGCGAACTGGAAAACGCCATCGAACGGGCAACCAACCTGGCCATGGGCGAGTTGATCCAGCCGGGCGACTTGCCGCTGGACAGCAAGCCCCGTGCGCTGGCCCATGGCTATGCGCCGCAACCCACCCAGGACCTGAGCAGCCACGAAATGCATGCCATCGTCGCCGCGCTCAAAAGCACCGGCGGCAATATCCGCCTGGCCGCCCGTCAGTTGAACGTGTCCCGGGGCGGGCTGTACAACAAGATGACTCGGTTCGGGTTGAATGCCGGAGATTTTCGCAGGCCGGTGGGCGGTTACTAA
- a CDS encoding undecaprenyl-diphosphate phosphatase → MTNVCSAGLDVGFASLDYLQIFILGVIQGITELLPVSSTAHMRVVPALLGWQDPGSAFSAAMQLAALAAVVSYFWRDVQQVTTGSISAVRRGDYNDRWFKLAVAIVLATIPICIAGLVLSSTLNTCNSPLRGLMVIGIACVVMAVLLAAAELRARHTRDVSQMRLRDALIVGVAQIGALIPGVSRSGSTLTAALFLNFKREEAARFSFLLGLPAIALAGLKELWVLLHTDMPAHAWPHLIFGLVVASISAFFAIWGLMKFLERFSTWPFVIYRALLGVFLIVAVSTGLLA, encoded by the coding sequence TTGACTAACGTCTGCTCCGCCGGCCTGGATGTGGGGTTCGCCTCCCTGGATTACCTGCAGATTTTCATCCTGGGGGTGATCCAGGGCATTACCGAGCTGCTGCCGGTGTCGTCCACCGCCCATATGCGCGTAGTCCCCGCCCTGCTCGGCTGGCAAGACCCGGGCTCGGCGTTTTCCGCGGCGATGCAGTTGGCGGCGCTGGCGGCGGTGGTGAGCTATTTTTGGCGCGACGTGCAACAAGTGACCACCGGCAGCATCAGTGCCGTACGCCGGGGCGACTACAACGACCGCTGGTTCAAGCTGGCGGTGGCGATTGTGCTGGCAACAATTCCGATCTGCATCGCCGGCCTGGTGCTGTCCTCGACCTTGAACACCTGCAACTCGCCGTTGCGCGGGCTGATGGTGATCGGCATTGCCTGCGTGGTGATGGCGGTGTTGCTGGCGGCGGCTGAACTGCGCGCCCGCCACACCCGCGACGTAAGCCAGATGCGTCTGCGTGATGCGCTGATCGTCGGGGTCGCGCAGATTGGCGCGTTGATCCCCGGCGTATCGCGTTCGGGCTCGACCTTGACCGCGGCGCTGTTCCTGAACTTCAAACGCGAAGAAGCCGCACGGTTCTCGTTCCTGCTGGGCCTGCCCGCCATTGCCCTGGCCGGTTTGAAAGAACTGTGGGTGCTGCTGCACACCGACATGCCCGCCCATGCCTGGCCGCATTTGATCTTCGGCCTGGTGGTGGCGAGCATATCGGCGTTCTTCGCCATCTGGGGCCTGATGAAGTTTCTGGAACGCTTCTCCACCTGGCCGTTCGTGATCTACCGCGCGCTGCTGGGGGTGTTTTTGATCGTGGCGGTCAGCACCGGCTTGCTGGCCTGA
- a CDS encoding Gfo/Idh/MocA family oxidoreductase produces MNTKRIRLGLIGAGRMGSFHGLTAARHIPGACLAAIADPTPGQAARLAAELGVDKVYNDPQQLLDDPDIDGILIAAPARSHAELVISAARAGKGIFCEKPMAITLDEADRAIAAAADARVTLQVGFNRRFAKSFRSAHLDVAAGRIGTPQLLRSLTRDPALKNPGASPQWVIFLETLIHDFDTLRYLNPGAEAVQVQVMADALIAPEYKSRGLLDTAVVTIRFDNGAIATAEASFQAVYGYDVRGEVFGSAGMLTMGGVQASDLVRYQVQGIQADTQRLDTDLLRDAYIAELNHFVDCLRSGAKPLASGEDARAALAIARACIESYEQGTAVSL; encoded by the coding sequence ATGAATACCAAACGCATCCGCCTGGGCTTGATCGGTGCCGGTCGCATGGGCAGCTTCCACGGCCTGACGGCCGCCCGCCACATCCCCGGCGCCTGCCTGGCCGCCATCGCCGACCCTACCCCAGGGCAAGCCGCGCGTCTGGCGGCGGAGCTGGGTGTGGACAAGGTCTACAACGACCCACAGCAACTGCTCGACGACCCGGACATCGACGGCATCCTCATCGCCGCCCCCGCCCGCAGCCATGCCGAACTGGTGATCAGCGCCGCCCGCGCCGGCAAGGGGATTTTCTGCGAGAAACCCATGGCCATCACCCTCGATGAAGCCGACCGCGCCATCGCCGCCGCCGCCGATGCCCGTGTGACCCTGCAGGTCGGCTTCAACCGGCGCTTCGCCAAGAGCTTTCGCAGCGCTCACCTTGATGTTGCCGCAGGACGCATCGGCACCCCGCAGTTACTGCGCTCACTGACCCGCGACCCGGCGCTGAAGAACCCTGGCGCCTCACCGCAATGGGTGATTTTCCTGGAAACCCTGATCCACGACTTCGACACCCTGCGCTACCTCAACCCCGGTGCCGAAGCGGTGCAGGTGCAGGTGATGGCCGACGCGCTGATCGCCCCGGAATACAAAAGCCGAGGCTTGCTCGACACCGCCGTGGTCACGATCCGCTTCGATAACGGTGCGATTGCCACCGCCGAAGCCAGCTTCCAGGCCGTATATGGCTACGATGTACGCGGTGAAGTGTTCGGCAGCGCCGGCATGCTGACCATGGGCGGCGTGCAGGCATCCGACCTCGTGCGCTACCAGGTCCAAGGCATCCAGGCCGACACCCAGCGCCTGGACACCGACCTGTTGCGCGACGCCTACATCGCCGAGCTCAACCACTTTGTCGACTGCCTGCGCAGCGGCGCCAAACCCCTGGCCAGCGGTGAAGATGCCCGCGCCGCCCTGGCGATTGCGCGCGCGTGTATCGAATCCTACGAGCAAGGCACGGCGGTGAGCCTGTGA